Proteins encoded in a region of the Tripterygium wilfordii isolate XIE 37 chromosome 21, ASM1340144v1, whole genome shotgun sequence genome:
- the LOC119988450 gene encoding probable 2-carboxy-D-arabinitol-1-phosphatase isoform X1, with product MANCDIKIQDVEISIRALGRTQIVKKHQRSKIAAKMICGMLSTTTSLCSISIFDPQRPTRSMSHSRAFVRKIRCSSLSPDMPITTEKSENGSLVTGAAYDFERSTTSLSQKLLSTPKNVMLVRHGLSSWNDEGRVQGSSNLSVLTETGVRQAEKCREALANIYFDQCFSSPISRAKSTAEVIWQGREEPLVFLDSLKEAHLFFLEGMRNVNHVQYLESVDARQKYPKEFTKWREDPANFDVNGFYPIRKLWVTAREAWREILLTPGKNVLVVTHKSILRALICTALGLSPERFRAIDVNNGGISMFSFNKKGEAMLQSLNMTAHMYSDHVYQI from the exons ATGGCAAATTGTGATATCAAGATTCAAGACGTCGAAATCAGTATCAGAGCATTGGGAAGAACCCAAATTGTGAAAAAACATCAGCGTTCGAAAATCGCTGCAAAAATGATCTGTGGGATGCTGTCAACAACCACTTCTCTATGTTCGATTTCCATTTTCGATCCTCAAAGACCCACAAGGAGCATGTCTCATTCGAGGGCATTTGTTAGAAAGATTAGATGCTCAAGTCTTAGCCCAGACATGCCTATAACAACTG AGAAATCTGAGAATGGTAGTTTAGTTACCGGCGCTGCATATGATTTTGAAAGAAGTACAACATCTCTGAGTCAAAAGTTATTATCAACGCCAAAGAATGTAATGCTTGTAAGACATGGCCTTAGCTCATGGAATGACGAGGGTAGAGTACAG GGAAGCTCAAACTTGTCTGTCCTAACTGAAACTGGAGTGAGACAAGCAGAGAAGTGCCGTGAAGCCTTGGCAAACATATACTTTGATCAATGCTTTTCAAGTCCAATATCTAGGGCTAAG TCTACTGCTGAAGTTATATGGCAAGGAAGGGAAGAGCCGTTGGTATTTCTTGATTCGCTAAAGGAGGCACATCTGTTTTTCCTCGAGGGCATGAGAAATG taAATCATGTTCAGTATTTGGAGTCAGTGGATGCTAGGCAGAAATATCCAAAGGAGTTTACGAAATGGAGAGAAGATCCTGCCAATTTTGATGTCAATGGTTTCTATCCCATTCGGAAATTATGGGTAACTGCAAGAGAGGCTTGGAGGGAAATATTGCTCACTCCT GGAAAAAATGTTCTAGTTGTCACACATAAATCAATATTGAGGGCATTGATCTGCACAGCTTTAGGACTAAGTCCTGAAAG GTTCCGTGCAATAGATGTGAATAATGGTGGGATATCCATGTTCAGTTTCAACAAAAAGGGTGAAGCCATGCTCCAGTCTCTGAACATGACGGCTCATATGTACAGTGACCATGTCTATCAGATATGA
- the LOC119988450 gene encoding probable 2-carboxy-D-arabinitol-1-phosphatase isoform X2, which translates to MANCDIKIQDVEISIRALGRTQIVKKHQRSKIAAKMICGMLSTTTSLCSISIFDPQRPTRSMSHSRAFVRKIRCSSLSPDMPITTEKSENGSLVTGAAYDFERSTTSLSQKLLSTPKNVMLVRHGLSSWNDEGRVQGSSNLSVLTETGVRQAEKCREALANIYFDQCFSSPISRAKSTAEVIWQGREEPLVFLDSLKEAHLFFLEGMRNVDARQKYPKEFTKWREDPANFDVNGFYPIRKLWVTAREAWREILLTPGKNVLVVTHKSILRALICTALGLSPERFRAIDVNNGGISMFSFNKKGEAMLQSLNMTAHMYSDHVYQI; encoded by the exons ATGGCAAATTGTGATATCAAGATTCAAGACGTCGAAATCAGTATCAGAGCATTGGGAAGAACCCAAATTGTGAAAAAACATCAGCGTTCGAAAATCGCTGCAAAAATGATCTGTGGGATGCTGTCAACAACCACTTCTCTATGTTCGATTTCCATTTTCGATCCTCAAAGACCCACAAGGAGCATGTCTCATTCGAGGGCATTTGTTAGAAAGATTAGATGCTCAAGTCTTAGCCCAGACATGCCTATAACAACTG AGAAATCTGAGAATGGTAGTTTAGTTACCGGCGCTGCATATGATTTTGAAAGAAGTACAACATCTCTGAGTCAAAAGTTATTATCAACGCCAAAGAATGTAATGCTTGTAAGACATGGCCTTAGCTCATGGAATGACGAGGGTAGAGTACAG GGAAGCTCAAACTTGTCTGTCCTAACTGAAACTGGAGTGAGACAAGCAGAGAAGTGCCGTGAAGCCTTGGCAAACATATACTTTGATCAATGCTTTTCAAGTCCAATATCTAGGGCTAAG TCTACTGCTGAAGTTATATGGCAAGGAAGGGAAGAGCCGTTGGTATTTCTTGATTCGCTAAAGGAGGCACATCTGTTTTTCCTCGAGGGCATGAGAAATG TGGATGCTAGGCAGAAATATCCAAAGGAGTTTACGAAATGGAGAGAAGATCCTGCCAATTTTGATGTCAATGGTTTCTATCCCATTCGGAAATTATGGGTAACTGCAAGAGAGGCTTGGAGGGAAATATTGCTCACTCCT GGAAAAAATGTTCTAGTTGTCACACATAAATCAATATTGAGGGCATTGATCTGCACAGCTTTAGGACTAAGTCCTGAAAG GTTCCGTGCAATAGATGTGAATAATGGTGGGATATCCATGTTCAGTTTCAACAAAAAGGGTGAAGCCATGCTCCAGTCTCTGAACATGACGGCTCATATGTACAGTGACCATGTCTATCAGATATGA